The sequence GACGAATGGCGCGAGAGCTTTCGCGCACGCGCGATGGCTAAGGGTATCTCGGCCGCAACCTGGCAGCGCGCGATGGGACGGGTCGAACCCGACATGAGCGTGTTCAGGCAGATGCGCAACCAGCCCGAATTCCACGAGCAGGTCTGGCAATACATCAACCGCCGGGTCTCGGACTGGCGCATCATCAACGGCAAGATCGCGCTGAAGAACAACGAGGCACTGTTCGCACGCATCGAGCACGACTTCGGCGTCGAGCGCGGCACGCTGCTGGCGCTGTGGGGCGTCGAGTCGGCCTATGGCGATCCCCTGGTGCAGCAGAACCACATGACGCCGGTGTTTCCCTCCCTCGCGGCGCTCGCCTGGAACGAGCCGCGCCGCAAGGCCTATTGGGAGGCCGAACTGACCAACGCGCTGCGCATCGTCGACAAGGGCTGGAGCACGCCGGAGGAGATGCGCGGCTCCTGGGCCGGCGCGATGGGGCATTCGCAATGGATGCCGGAGGTCTGGCTCAATGTCGGCATCGACTATGACGGCGATGGCAAGGTCTCGCCGTTCGGCAAGCCCGACGACGCGCTGGGCTCGACTGCAAAATATCTCGTCAACCGCGGCAAATGGCACCGCGGCGAGCATTGGGGCTACGAGGTGCGCCCAGCGGCCGAGATGAGCGGCAGCCGCACCTACGCGGCATGGCAGGCGGCCGGCGTCACCCGTGCTGATGGTCAGCCGTTCCCGCAGCCGAATGCATCTGCGCAGATCTGGACACCGGTCGCGGGCGGACCGACGTTCCTGCTCGGCCCTAACTTCTACTCGGTGAAGAGCTACAATCCCTCCATGAATTACGCGCTCGCGATCTGCCATCTCGGCGACCGGTGTCTCGGCGCGCCGCCCTTCATCCAGCCCTTCCCCGGCTCCGAGCGCGCGCTGACGCTCGCCGAGGTGCAGGAGATGCAGACGCGACTGACCAAGGCCGGGTTCGACACCGGCGGCACCGACGGCCGCGTCGGCAACGACACCATGAAGGCGATCAAGGATTTTCAGCAGAAGGTCGGGATCACGCCGGCGGATGGCTATGGCGGGCTGAAGGTGCTGGCGAAGCTGCGGCAGGGGCCTTAAATGGCCTCAGTGTCGGTACTGCGGCTCCTCCGCATCCAGTTGGCGGCGGATCGCGGCGAGATGCAGCCGGGCCGATTCGGAATCGCCGTCGCGCATCTGCCTGTAGGTCTCGGCCGCAACAGCGGGATCGACCGGCAGCACCTTGCGCCCCGTCGACATCGCCAGGACCTGCACCTCGGCGGCGCGCTCGAGATAATAGAGATCGTCCCAGGCTTCCGCGATGGTCGGCGCCAGCACCATCACGCCGTGATGTTTCATGAAGACGATGTCGGCATCGCCGACGCTTGCAGCGATCCGCGCACCTTCGCGACTGTCGAGCGCAAGGCCGTTATAGTCGCGGTCGACCGCAGTGCGGCCATAAAACTTCAGCGCGGTCTGACCGGCCCAGATCAGCGGATCACCTTCGATCATCGACAGCGCTGTGGCGTAGGGCATGTGGGTGTGAAACGCGACCTTGGCGCGCGGCAGCCGCTTGTGGATCTCGGCATGGATATAGAAGGCGGTCGCCTCCGGCACGCCGCTCGCCGTCGAGCACGTTGCCGTGGAAGTCGCAGATCAGGAGCTTCGAGGCGGTCAACTCGCGGAAGGCGTAGCCATAGGGGTTAACGAGAAACAGGTCGTCATGGCCCGGCACCACCGCCGAGAAATGGTTACAGATGCCTTCTTCAAAGCCGTTACGCGCGGCCATGCGGAAGCAGGCAGCGAGATCCTCGCGCGCGCTCCGAATTGCGTCGGTGGCAAGATCCGGCCGGTTCGAGCGGACGGGCTCAGGCGCGTTCGAAGACGAGTGAAGGCTGTGCGCCATGGCGAAATCACCTCTGTCGGTCGGCAGGTCCCAGCGTTCTACAGGGGCCGCGTCTGCGCGTCAGCCCCTGCGACCGCCAGCCTGCCCTGCGCGGCTCAGGCCCGCCGCGGCACCGCGCCTGCGTTCATGCCGCCGTCGATCACGAGCTCGCTCCCCGTGACATAGCGCGAGGCGTCGGAGGCCAGATACAGCACGCCGCTGGCAATCTCTGCGGCCTGGCCGGCGCGGGCAAGCGGGGTTGCGACTCTGGCACGCTCCTCCGGATCGATCGGCGCATTGCCTTGGTTGCCGGTCGCACCGGTCGGGATCTTGCCCCAGATCGGCGTATCGATGATGCCGGGGTGCACGGAGTTGACGCGGATGCCGTCACCAGCCGCCGCGCACTCCATCGCGATCGATTTGGCGAACAGCCGGACGCCGCCCTTGGTCGCCGAATAGGCCGAAAGGCCGGGCGCGCCGCGCAGACCCGCGAGCGAGGACATCATGACGATCGAGCCGCCGCCGGTCTTGCGCATCAAGGGCAGGCAGTGCTTGACCGAGAGAAACACGCCATCGAGATTGATCGCGTTCTGCTTGCGCCAGTCGCCGAGTGTCATGTCGACAATCGAGGGCACGGCAATGCCGATCCCGGCATTCGAAACCATGATATCGAGCCGGCCGTAGCGCTTTGCGACCTCGGCGACGATCTCGATCCAGCGCTCCTCACTGGTGACGTCCTGCTCCAGGAAGATCGCCTTGCCGCCGGCCTTGGTGATACGCTTTTCAAGCTCTGCGCCTCTGAGCTCGTCGATGTCGGTAATGACAACGGTGGCGCCCTCGCGCGCGAACAGCTCGACGATTGCCTCACCAATGCCTGACGCGCCGCCCGTCACCAGCGCGACCTTGCCCTCAACCTGCCCTGCCATGTCCACTCCCTCTCTTTTTACTTCTTGCCGTCGTCATCTAATCACGGATGGCCCCTGATCCGGTAGCGCGACATCTAGGACGCGGAATTGCACCCGCTCGGCGCCCTGGTAGCGGTCGACCGACAGTGAGCCTGCGACATGCAATTGCTGGCCACGGTTGGCAAGCAGCGCATTGCCGAGCTTCTGGCCGACCGAGCGGAACGCGATGCCATTGACGATGGCGCCATCGCCCGACTTGAAACGCAAGCGCAAATGCGCCTGCCCGACCTCGTCCGCAAAGACGAGCTGATGGGCCGGCAGCGCCAGCACCGGCTCCGGATTGCCGCTGCCGAACGGCCCCGCCCGGTTCAGCGTGGTCGCCAGTTCGGCCGTTACCGCGCGCGCGGAGACCGCGCCGTCGATATCGAGCTCGTTGACGTGGCGCGCCTCGGCGACATCGCGCGCCAGCGTGCTCTCGAGATAGGCGCGGAATTCGGCAAGCCTCTCCTTCCGCAATGTGACGCCCGCGGCCATCGCGTGGCCGCCACCTTTCAGCAAGATGCCATCTGTGACGGCCTGCCGCACCGCCTTGCCGAGATCGACGCCGGCGATCGAACGGCCCGAGCCGGTGCCGATGCCGCCTGGCTCGAGCGCAATGGCAAAAGCAGGCCGCGAGAACTTCTCCTTGAGGCGCGAGGCGACCAGGCCGACCACGCCGGGATGCCAGCCTTCGGACGCGGTGACGATGACGCCGAGCTTGTCCTCCAGCCCGATCGAGGCCAGCGCCTCGGCTTCGGCCTGCGCTTCCGCGGCCTGTTCGATGACGCGGCGCTCGCTGTTGAGGCGATCGAGCTCGGCGGCGATCCGCGCCGCCTCGACGCTGTCCCCTTCCAGCAGCAGCCGCACGCCGAGATCGGCACGGCCGATGCGGCCGCCGGCATTGACGCGCGGCCCCAGCATGAAGCCGAGATGCCAGGCTTCCGGCGGCCCGTTCAGCCGCGCCACGTCCATCAGCGCGGTGTGGCCGACATGGTCGCGCCGTCGCATCGCGATCAGCCCCTTGGCGACGAAGGCGCGGTTGAGGCCGATCAGCGGCGCCACATCGGCGACCGTGCCGAGCGCAACGTGATGCAGCATGCCCAAGAGATCGGGCTCGGGCATCTCCGCGTTCCAGCAGCCGCGCTGTCGCAGCTCGCGGTTGACCGCAACCAGCGTCACCAGCACGAGGCCGACGGCGGCGAGATGGCCAAGGCCGGAGAGATCGTCGAGCCGGTTCGGATTGACCAAGGCGTCAACCTCAGGGAGCACGTCGCCGGCCTGATGATGGTCGATCACGACCACGGACATGCCGAGGCGCTTGGCTTCGGCGAGCGGCTCGATGCTGGTGGTGCCGCAATCGACGGTGACGAGCAGCGTCGCGCCCTTCGCGGCCAGCGCCCGCACCGCCTCCGTGTTCGGGCCGTAGCCCTCGAAGATGCGGTCGGGAATGTGGATCAACGGATCCAGCCCGCAATGGCGCAGGTGCCAGGCCAGCAGCGCCGCGGACGTCGCGCCGTCGACGTCGTAGTCGCCGAAGATCGCGACCGTCTCGCCCTTCACCGCAGCATCGGCAATGCGCTTGGCGGCGGCCTCCATCTCCGTCACCGTGAACGGGTCCGGCATGAGTTTTCGGATGGTCGGATCGAGGAAGTCGGCGACCGCGTCGATATCGACGCCGCGGCCCGCCAGCACCCGGGCCAGCAGTTCCGGCAATTGGTGCTGCTGCACGATGGCAAGTGCCTTGGCCGCGCCGCGCGCGTCCAGCCGGTCGCGCCATAGCTTGTCGGTGAGCGAGCGTGCGACGCCCAGAAAGGCCTGGGGCATCTCGACGGGCAAGGCGATGGCGGGTGGCGTCATGAGTCGCGATTGGCTTGAGGAACCCGGAACTGGCAGCAAATCGGCCGGCGACACGATTGGCCCGAAATTTCCCGTGGTTTGCAATGTCCGGGGCGCACAAACCGGTGGATTGCCGAATCCGTACGCGGACTGACTATCATTTGGGCATTCCGCAAAATAGCAAATTAAGCGGGCGTTAGGCGGAATCTTCGAAAACGACTCGTATTCGATCTGTGAGTTGTTGTTCCGGGTCCATTGCAGATCAGACCTCATTGCCAAGGGAAGCTCCCCGATGTCTGCTGCGCTGGGTCTCAAAGCCAAGCCCGTTTCCAACGAGCCCGCTGACGACGATTCCGACATCTCCGCGCTGATCAACCGGCTGACCGCGGAGGTCAACCAGATCGCGGTCGACAAGACCAAGTCGATCCAGCAGATCACCAACCAGATGAAGATGCTGGCGCTGAACGCGCTGATCGAAAGCTCGCGCGCCGGCGCGCAAGGCGCGGGCTTCGCGGTGGTGGCGCAGGAGGTGCGCGGCGTCGGCCAGCAGGTCGAGACCATCGCGCGCGAGCTCGAGACGCAGCTGACCAAGCGCACCGGCGATCTCCTCGCCTCGATCGACCGCATGAGCCAGCGCTCGCGCGGCGAGCGCATGGTCGATCTGTCGCTCAACGCGGTCGAGCTGATCGACCGCAACCTCTATGAGCGCACCTGTGACGTGCGCTGGTGGGCCACGGATTCCGCCGTGGTCGATTGCGCGGCCTCGCCTGCTCCGGCGGCGGTCACCCATGCCTCGCAGCGCCTCCGCGTCATCCTCGGCGCCTATACCGTCTACCTCGACCTCTGGCTCTGCGACCTCGACGGCAACGTCATCGCCAACGGCCGCGCGGATCGTTTTCATGTGGTCGGCCAGAACGTCGCCCACACCAGATGGTTTCGTGAGGCGCGCACCCTTCGCTCCGGCGACGACTACGTCCCCGGCGACGTCGAGACTCAGCCGCTGCTCGGCAACGCTGAGGTCGCGACCTACTGCGCCAGCGTTCGCGCCGGCGGAGAGGCCAATGGCGCACCGATCGGCGTGCTCGCCATCCATTTCGACTGGGAGCCGCAAGCGCGTGCGATCGTGCAAGGCGTCCGGGTCGGGGACGGCGACAAGGCCCGCGTGCTGCTGGTCGACTCGAACCTTCGGGTGATCGCCGCCTCCGACGGTCAGGGCATTCTCAGCGAGCGCATCTCGCTCTCGCTGAACGGCCAGCGCTCCGGCTTCTATCACGACCGCAGCGGCGCGCTGGTCGCTTTCCACGCCACGCCGGGTTACGAGACCTATCGCGGCCTTGGCTGGTACGGCGTGATCGTCTGCGGGGCGTAAGCTGCGAGGTCCAAACAAAAAGTGCGAAAACAACCCCATGCACAGTAGGCGGAGGTTGTTTTCGTTGATGTTTCCCTAGCGTCTCCTTGGCGTCTTGCGCCTGCCGACTTTTCACTTGTCGAGGCAAGGCACTGCGAGTGCGGCGATGATGTCGAAGCGGCGCGTGCGACACATTCTTACGAGCTAGCTCGGAACGTTTGACACGTCGGGCAATACACTGGCAAACTGGGATCATCGCACCATTTGCGAGCGCAACGCTCTTGCGCCGCGGGGCAAGTTTCCTGCGGCAGCGCCGCGGCCACGAATGGCCACTCAGCCCCTTCTTGAAACCAAGCCCGTTCTTGAAACCAAGCCCGTTCTTGAAACCAAGCCTGTGCAGCCCGGTTATCCCGGAACCGTCCGGTCGTTCTGGCGTCGGCCTTTCGGCCGCTTCCTCCACGGTCATCTCGAGCGCTCGCATGACGAAAACCCGCTTCAACATCGCCTATGCCATCGCCGCCGTTTTTGCGGTGCTGTTCATCCAGCACCTGATCGCGACCGCCAGCCAAATCGCTGTGATCCCGTACAGCGAGTACCAGCAGCTGTTGCGCGACAACAAGGTCGAGAGTGTCGGCATCTCGGATCGCACCTTGCAGGGCACGCTGAAGGAGCCGTTGAAGGGCGGCCAGAAGCAGTTCATCACGACGCGCGTCGATCAGGACATCGCCCAGGACTCGAGAAGCACAACGTCCGCTTCACCGGCCAGATCGAAAGCACCTTCTTCCGCGACCTTCTGTCATGGGTCATGCCGGTCCTGCTGTTCTTTGGCCTGTGGTGGTACATCGGCCGTCGCATCGCGGAAGGCGGAGGTCTCGGCGGCGGCCTGATGCAGATCGGCAAGAGCAAGGCCAAAATCTATGTCGAATCCAATACCGGCGTCACCTTTGCCGATGTCGCCGGCGTCGACGAAGCCAAGGATGAGCTTCGCGAAGTGGTCGATTTTCTCAAGGCTCCCGGCGACTATGGCCGGCTCGGCGGGCGGATGCCGAAAGGTATCCTGCTGGTAGGCCCCCCGGGGCACTGGCAAAACCCTGCTGGCCAAGGCGGTGGCGGGCGAGGCGAAGGTGCCGTTCTTCTCGATCTCGGGTTCCGAGTTCGTCGAGATGTTCGTCGGGGTCGGTGCCGCGCGCGTCCGTGACCTCTTCCAGCAGGCCCACGAAAAGGCGCCTGCCATCATCTTCATCGACGAACTCGACGCGCTTGGCCGCGCGCGCGGTATCGGCCCGTTCGCAGGCGGCCACGACGAAAAAGAGCAGACGCTCAATCAATTGTTGGTCGAGCTTGACGGATTCGACTCGCGGTCCGGGCTCGTGATCCTCGCCGCGACCAACAGGCCCGAAATCCTCGATCCCGCCCTGCTCCGCGCCGGTCGCTTGACCGCCAGGTGCTGGTCGATCGCCCCGACAAGAAGGGCCGTATCGACATCCTGAAGGTTCACATGACCAAGGTGCGTCTCGCGCCTGACGTCGAGCCGGACGCTGTCGCCGCGCTGACGCCGGGCTTCACCGGCGCCGACCTCGCCAACCTCGTTAACGAAGCGGCGTTGCTCGCTACACGCCGCGGCGCGAAGGCGGTCGGCATGAGCGACTTCAGTAACGCCGTCGAGCGGATGGTCGCGGGCCTGGAAAAGCGGAACCGCCTGCTCAATCCCCGCGAACGCGAGATCGTCGCCTATCATGAGATGGGTCACGCGCTGATCGCCCTCTCTCTGCCGGGGGTTGATCCCGTGCACAAGGTCTCGATCATTCCTCGCGGCGTGGGGGCGCTCGGCTACACCATTCAGCGGCCCATTGAGGACCGCTTCCTGATGACCAAGGAGGAGCTGGAAAACAAGATGGCGGTTCTGCTCGGCGGCCGTGCCGCCGAATTGATCGTGTTCGGTCATCTCTCGACTGGCGCGGCCGACGATCTGCGCCGCGTCACCGATATCGCCCGCAGCATGGTGACGCGCTACGGCATGTCGGAAAAGCTCGGCAGCATCGCCTATGAGCGCGATCCCGGCAACTTCCTGGCCAGCACCGACCGCCCCTACCCCGTCCGCGAGCGCGAGTACGCGGAGGAGACGGCAGCGGCCGTCGACCGCGAAGTCAGGGTGATCGTCGACAACGTATTCCAGCGGACGCAGGGTCTTCTGACCATGCGACGGTCCATTCTCGATCGCGCCGCAAAGAAGCTGCTGGAGAAGGAGACGCTTGAGCAGGCCGATATCGACGCGCTGATCCGCGAGATGCCCAAGGAAGGCCTGCGTGCGGTGTAGGTCCGGCGAAGCGGCCGCCGGCGAGCCATCTTGCTCGACACGGGCTATCGCGTAGGGACTTCTGAGCGACCTGCGCGCACGCCTCGTCCTTCGAGACGACCGCTCCGCGGTCTCCTCAGGATGAGGCTGAACAGCAATGGTGCCCGTTGAAGCAGCTATCACGCACCAGCCCTCGTCCTGAGGGCCCGCCAGAGGGCGGGCGTCAAAGGACGCGCCATGGGACACCAGTCTCAAATCCGATAGCCCTGATGCTCGACGCGTCAGGCCGGTCGCTTTTCGGCGAGATCGACGGATTGGCTGACCTTCTGCCGCGGGGTGTGCGAGACCATGGGCGGCGGTCCCGGCTGGACCGGCGTTTCGATCGTCTTGGGCGCGGCGTCCGTCGCACGATGCTCAATGTAGAGCTGGCCCGCCACCAGCATGACGCCTGCGCACAACAGCGCAAGGCTGACCGTCACGAGATCACGATAGTCATCCATTGATGTCGCCCACCCAGCCTGCCGAAGCAGAAAACGTGGCCATTGCCGCTCCGTTCCAACACACGTGCTGCGATGAAACGCTCGGGAACATTCCGGCGGCCATCTCATTTTTTAGGCGCCGCCTGTCCCGAGCAGCCGGGCGCCATCTGCGGGCCTGGCCAATAAAATGGTGGCGGCTATGACCATCTCGCTCTCTGGAGGATTTGGCTATGATCCATCTGTTGCTCTCCGTCGAAGTCCAGCGCGCTGGCAGGATCGCGGCTCACCAACCGAACGGTTTTGATGACGCGGTGCGCCGCCGACGCGGCGCGGTCGCCTGAGGGAGGCGGGCCATGTCAGGCGTTTCAACGTTCCCGGCGCTTCGATCCGAAGCAGGCTTGTCCCGCTACCTGAAGCAGATCCATGGGTTCCCGCTGCTGACAGCCGACGAGGAGGCGATGTATGCGCGGCGTCTGCGCGATTGCGGCGATCGCGAAGCGGCCTTTCGTCTGGTCACCAGCCATCTGCGGCTCGCCGCCAAGATCGCGCTGACCTACCGGCGATATGGTCTGCCGATCGTAGACCTGATCTCGGAGGCCAATGTCGGCCTGATGCTGGCCGTCAAGCGGTTTGATCCCGAAAAGGGCTCCCGCCTCGCAACCTACGCGACCTGGTGGATCAGGGCCTCCGTGCAGGAATTCATCCTGCGTTCGTGGTCTCTGGTGAAGGTCGGAACGACGGCGGCGCAAAAGAAGTTGTTCTTCAATCTGCGCAAGCTGAAGAGCCGCCTCGGCGCTCAGGACGAAACCGAGCTGACGCCGTCGCAGGTTCAATACGTCTGCGATCACCTCCAGGTGCAGCCGACCGAGGTGATCAACATGAACAGCAGATTGCGCGGCGACCTCTCGCTCAGCGCGCCGCCTAATGGCAATGCGGAAGGCGATGACTGGCAGGATCGGCTGGCCGATCCTGCCCCCGATCCCGAAACTCTGCTCTCCGAAGCAGAGGATCGCGAACGAAAAGCCGATGCCGTTGCGAAGGCGCTCGGCACCCTATCTGATCGTGAGCGCACCATCATCGAGAGGCGCTTCCTGACAGAGCAGCCGAGTACGCTCGATGAGCTGGCGGGCCTGTTCCGCATTTCTCGCGAGCGCATCCGGCAAATCGAGCAAAGGGCGTTGCAGCGCATCAAGGCAAGAATGTGCGCGCAACTGGCCGACCTGTCGCCTGCACTTGCGGGCTCGCCTTGAAGACGAGGCCCATCGCATATGGCCGTACGACGCGGCGGCATCGGCGCTAGGCTCCCTCTCCCGCTTGCGAGGGAGGGCCCCGGGGTGGGGTGCTTCCGCATCGGGATTCCAGGGGGATTGCGGAGGACGTCTCCGCGTGGCGAGAGCCCTCACCCGCCGCGCTCTGCGAGCGCGTCGGCCTCTCCCGCAAGCAAGCGGGAGAGGCGGAGCAGGCCCGCGGACAGTGTTCGTGAGACGCATATGCGATTGCCCTACCTTGAAGGGGACAATGCGATTGAAGGCAGAGCCGGCCGGCGGCTGACCGGCCGGCACCATCAACAACCTGTGCAGATATCCGGAATGAGCCGCTCGGCGGAGAAATCCGCTGGCTTGCGGGGCTGGCGGCGGATCTCCTGCGCTTTGCTGCGCGGAGCTGCGTCGGAGTTGATAACGAGTTGCCGGGCGGCGTCGACAGAACTCCGTTTCATTGCATCTGACGTGTCGGCCTCCTTAGCCGCCAATGCCGTGATCGTCATCCCAAGCAAAATTGTTGCTAACAGCAGGCTTCGCATCTGTCGTCTCTCCCCTTTCCTTCGCGAATGCCATGGACCTCGCCGCGAATGAGCTCGCGGCCGAATACTATCTAAGGACGACCTTTTTTTGTTCAACATCCTTGGACGTCCGCCGGGAAAAGTCGCGAGGTCACGTGCGGACAGCGCCCGTGTCCTCGCGAAGACTCTCAACTGGCGCCCTCCACGAACGCGACCGGCGTGCCTTTCGCGACACTCGCTGCGACCCGCTCGGCGTCCCAATTGGTGAGGCGCACGCAGCCGTGCGATTCCGCCTTGGAGATCTTCCCCGGCCAGGGCGTGCCGTGAATACCGTAGCCTTCGGCGGACAGGTTGATCCACACCGTGCCGACCGGATTGTTCGGACCTGGCTTGATGATGAACGGCTTGCGGGCATGCACGCCCTTGAAATGATAATTGGGATTGTAGCGATAGAACGGATTGCGGCTGACCTCGGTGACCTTCAGCGTACCCGAAGGTGACGGCTTCTCTTCGCTTCCGACGGTCGCCGGATAAAATCCGACCAGCGCATTCGACTTGTCAAACAATTTTACCGTTTGCCTGACCTTGTCGACCTCGACCCGGTCAGCCTTGGCCGGTGCAGCGCCGCTTCCACTCGAGGTGTCCACCACGACGATGGTTTCGCCGGCTCGATCCAAATGGCGCCCGGGATTGAGCGCTGCCAAGAGCTGCTCGCTCATGTGAAATTTCTCGGCCAGTCCTTCGCGCGGACTGGTGAAACCGAGCTTCGGGATGCCCTTCATGTCCTCCATTTTCGACGGCAGCTTCCGCAGGAAGGGACCGGCCACGTCCTGTCCAGTGATGGTGTAGGTCGCCGTCACGGGTCGGTCGTCCGCCTGTAGCGCGCTCCGGACCTCTGGCGTCAGATCATCCGAGCCAGGCAATTGCCGCGCTTCCGCATAGGCCCGCAGCGCCTTCTTCGCGTTCTCGCCGAACTTGCCGTCGATCTCGCCAGGCGAGAAGTGCGCGCGGTCCAGAAGGACCTGCAGGCGTACGCCCGCCGGGGTAGGCTTCTCGTTCGAGAGCGTCTTTTTTGACGGCTGGGCGGAATTAATAGCGTCCGCCGTCAGCTCGGCAGCGAACGTTCGCGATGCCGCGAGGGCGAAGATAAGAACGATGCAAATCTGCCCGACTTTCAGCGACATCGCCGCCTCCTTTCACCTTTCCGACCGTTGCGTACTGAATTTGCGGCCTGCAGCGGCAATCAGCTCGCCGTATCGATCTTCGTACTGGCGCGCCATTCGTCCCGCGGTGAAGCGTTCCTCGAAGCGGGCGCGCACCCTCCTTCGATCCAGCTTGCCCAATTCACCGACCGCCGCGACGGCCTGCTCCTCGTTCTCGACAACGAAACCGGTCAGTCCCTGCTCGACGACCTCGGGGACTGATCCGGAGCGATAGGCAATCACCGGCGTGCCGCAGGCCATGGCCTCGATCATGACCAACCCGAAAGGCTCCGGCCAATCGATGGGAAACAGAAGCGCGGCGGCTCGACCCAGGAAGTGCTGCTTCTTCGCGTCGTCGACTTCGCCGACAAGCTGGATGGCTTCGCCATCGACCTGAGGCTCGATATGTTTCCTGAAGTAGGCGGTCTCAGCGCGTGGAATCTTTGCGGCGATGCGCAACGGCATCCTTGCTGCGCGTGCAATGCGAATGGCGGCCTCCGGACCCTTGTCTGCCGTGAGGCGGCCCAGAAACGCCAGATAGGATCCCTCCTCATAGGAGGGGCGCAACAGCTCGGACGGCAGTCCGTGCTGGATCGTTCCAATCCATTTCGCTTCCGGAAG comes from Bradyrhizobium diazoefficiens and encodes:
- a CDS encoding methyl-accepting chemotaxis protein, with amino-acid sequence MSAALGLKAKPVSNEPADDDSDISALINRLTAEVNQIAVDKTKSIQQITNQMKMLALNALIESSRAGAQGAGFAVVAQEVRGVGQQVETIARELETQLTKRTGDLLASIDRMSQRSRGERMVDLSLNAVELIDRNLYERTCDVRWWATDSAVVDCAASPAPAAVTHASQRLRVILGAYTVYLDLWLCDLDGNVIANGRADRFHVVGQNVAHTRWFREARTLRSGDDYVPGDVETQPLLGNAEVATYCASVRAGGEANGAPIGVLAIHFDWEPQARAIVQGVRVGDGDKARVLLVDSNLRVIAASDGQGILSERISLSLNGQRSGFYHDRSGALVAFHATPGYETYRGLGWYGVIVCGA
- a CDS encoding glycosyltransferase family 4 protein, whose protein sequence is MRIAQLAPLAESVPPKLYGGTERVVAWLVDKLVELGHEVTLFASGDSRTTGKLHPVWPRALRLGRRGADPSAACAMLMEAIAKRASDFDVIHAHIDWLHLPLLSRLGVPFLTTMHGRLDLPGLPDVVRQFPEAAFVSISDHQRAPLPEAKWIGTIQHGLPSELLRPSYEEGSYLAFLGRLTADKGPEAAIRIARAARMPLRIAAKIPRAETAYFRKHIEPQVDGEAIQLVGEVDDAKKQHFLGRAAALLFPIDWPEPFGLVMIEAMACGTPVIAYRSGSVPEVVEQGLTGFVVENEEQAVAAVGELGKLDRRRVRARFEERFTAGRMARQYEDRYGELIAAAGRKFSTQRSER
- a CDS encoding lytic murein transglycosylase, which encodes MKHVDSSPPHTRRALLKSAFGAAALLASPAHVLAAPPGFDEWRESFRARAMAKGISAATWQRAMGRVEPDMSVFRQMRNQPEFHEQVWQYINRRVSDWRIINGKIALKNNEALFARIEHDFGVERGTLLALWGVESAYGDPLVQQNHMTPVFPSLAALAWNEPRRKAYWEAELTNALRIVDKGWSTPEEMRGSWAGAMGHSQWMPEVWLNVGIDYDGDGKVSPFGKPDDALGSTAKYLVNRGKWHRGEHWGYEVRPAAEMSGSRTYAAWQAAGVTRADGQPFPQPNASAQIWTPVAGGPTFLLGPNFYSVKSYNPSMNYALAICHLGDRCLGAPPFIQPFPGSERALTLAEVQEMQTRLTKAGFDTGGTDGRVGNDTMKAIKDFQQKVGITPADGYGGLKVLAKLRQGP
- a CDS encoding SDR family NAD(P)-dependent oxidoreductase: MAGQVEGKVALVTGGASGIGEAIVELFAREGATVVITDIDELRGAELEKRITKAGGKAIFLEQDVTSEERWIEIVAEVAKRYGRLDIMVSNAGIGIAVPSIVDMTLGDWRKQNAINLDGVFLSVKHCLPLMRKTGGGSIVMMSSLAGLRGAPGLSAYSATKGGVRLFAKSIAMECAAAGDGIRVNSVHPGIIDTPIWGKIPTGATGNQGNAPIDPEERARVATPLARAGQAAEIASGVLYLASDASRYVTGSELVIDGGMNAGAVPRRA
- the recJ gene encoding single-stranded-DNA-specific exonuclease RecJ, which translates into the protein MTPPAIALPVEMPQAFLGVARSLTDKLWRDRLDARGAAKALAIVQQHQLPELLARVLAGRGVDIDAVADFLDPTIRKLMPDPFTVTEMEAAAKRIADAAVKGETVAIFGDYDVDGATSAALLAWHLRHCGLDPLIHIPDRIFEGYGPNTEAVRALAAKGATLLVTVDCGTTSIEPLAEAKRLGMSVVVIDHHQAGDVLPEVDALVNPNRLDDLSGLGHLAAVGLVLVTLVAVNRELRQRGCWNAEMPEPDLLGMLHHVALGTVADVAPLIGLNRAFVAKGLIAMRRRDHVGHTALMDVARLNGPPEAWHLGFMLGPRVNAGGRIGRADLGVRLLLEGDSVEAARIAAELDRLNSERRVIEQAAEAQAEAEALASIGLEDKLGVIVTASEGWHPGVVGLVASRLKEKFSRPAFAIALEPGGIGTGSGRSIAGVDLGKAVRQAVTDGILLKGGGHAMAAGVTLRKERLAEFRAYLESTLARDVAEARHVNELDIDGAVSARAVTAELATTLNRAGPFGSGNPEPVLALPAHQLVFADEVGQAHLRLRFKSGDGAIVNGIAFRSVGQKLGNALLANRGQQLHVAGSLSVDRYQGAERVQFRVLDVALPDQGPSVIR
- a CDS encoding L,D-transpeptidase family protein: MSLKVGQICIVLIFALAASRTFAAELTADAINSAQPSKKTLSNEKPTPAGVRLQVLLDRAHFSPGEIDGKFGENAKKALRAYAEARQLPGSDDLTPEVRSALQADDRPVTATYTITGQDVAGPFLRKLPSKMEDMKGIPKLGFTSPREGLAEKFHMSEQLLAALNPGRHLDRAGETIVVVDTSSGSGAAPAKADRVEVDKVRQTVKLFDKSNALVGFYPATVGSEEKPSPSGTLKVTEVSRNPFYRYNPNYHFKGVHARKPFIIKPGPNNPVGTVWINLSAEGYGIHGTPWPGKISKAESHGCVRLTNWDAERVAASVAKGTPVAFVEGAS
- the rpoH gene encoding RNA polymerase sigma factor RpoH, coding for MSGVSTFPALRSEAGLSRYLKQIHGFPLLTADEEAMYARRLRDCGDREAAFRLVTSHLRLAAKIALTYRRYGLPIVDLISEANVGLMLAVKRFDPEKGSRLATYATWWIRASVQEFILRSWSLVKVGTTAAQKKLFFNLRKLKSRLGAQDETELTPSQVQYVCDHLQVQPTEVINMNSRLRGDLSLSAPPNGNAEGDDWQDRLADPAPDPETLLSEAEDRERKADAVAKALGTLSDRERTIIERRFLTEQPSTLDELAGLFRISRERIRQIEQRALQRIKARMCAQLADLSPALAGSP